In the Lates calcarifer isolate ASB-BC8 linkage group LG16_LG22, TLL_Latcal_v3, whole genome shotgun sequence genome, TACTGACACATGGCATTAAAAGCCTTTTTATGTCATAGGTAGGATTAGGATCTTTTTGCTGACATGATACTAGAAATTGGCACACACTTGAAAACACATCTCTGTCAATGATACAGTTTTATTAGCCTAATATTTACTGAAATAACGACTGATGTGCAGAAAAATGTGATGCTTTGTTTTGACCAATTGGGTCCCAACTCAACAGGACTTGAAGGTGACTACCCACCCACGGTTTTGACAACAATTTATTGTCCCGCCCACTTCATTATCCCTGACGTCAATTGGTTCCTTTGTCTGTCAATCAAATGGCATCACAAAGGTGCTGTTCAGCCGCTTTTGACAGGTACGATGTCGCCAACATGGGGACCACAGCGACCAACAAACGGTCTACTTTGTTTAGTGTGTAGTTTTTAGGGCGAAACGTGATGAGTTTAGTTTTGAACATAACGTTTCCCTCGACAGCTACACCGGACGGGACAGGACTGAAGTCCGTGGATGTAGCCTAGCAGCCTGCTAGCCAACCACCGAGAAAGGTAGCCATTGTTTGAGTTGTTGGCTAACATGGCAACgaaagctaacgttagcagcgTCGGCTAGACGGGCTTCACTGCCGTATTATTGCAGAAGATACTGGTAAGCACGATTTGAACAATACAACAGTCGTTAACGTCATTTGCCTTGTTAAAACCTGGAGATATAAATGCTTCTGTTAGACCTTTctctgctaacgttagccgctGGAATTGTATTGAGACGACTGCCAGTTCCATTCATCCCTGTTGTCAGGCGGCTAGCTGACCCAGCTCATCTCTTTTACCGACCTGGCCTGTAGCTTCTATTGTGGTGGTGTGGTTAACCAGTTTCATGTAAGCTAGACGCAATCTGCACATAGCGTCGCCTGTAACTTGATAACCGTTTTCTTTAGAGAATGGCCTGTTATGACAACCTTTCAGTCTCTGAAAGGGTTCACCTCAGGCCTCGTTTACTAACATCACAGAGCCAGCAATCAGAGGGACAGCTAACCCTCAGTATTTATTGCATACCTCATTTGTGGGTTTGAGTCAGTTACCAGAGTTCCTTGCAGGCCCCAGTCAGTTGCAAATCTCAGTTTAAAGGGTCAGTGTGATGTAATTGCAGCTTGTGGGCATCTGTACTCTAAAACAAACAGGGACAAGATAATATATAGTAGCCATAAATGAATTTCACTAGtctcaaacagaaaatgtataatGGTTCACAGGGGGAAAAACTGTAGATCATGTAGTTGTTTATACTTTTGAGTTATAGATGGGTATGTGTATAAACCAACATATTCAGGGTTATATGACCTGCATTTATATCAGATGTTGAATTCGACCTGTCTTCCTTTCTcagaataaattaaataataattgtaTTAACCTGCCTCCCGTGCAGATTACATGCAGTAAGACGTTGGTGACTCTAGTGACAGAGGAGGTGATCTGTCAAAGGCTGTGGTCAGGCACAGGACACCTCATACCACTGATGGGCTTATGTAACACACCTGATCTCCTTGAATTTTGGCCAAATGCTGCACTGAATGTTTCATAAGATGGTTGCATGTGTCTGCTGCCACTGATACATGCCCTCATCCTAAAACAGATTCACTCTCTAggacagttttttaaaattacaccCATGTCAAAttttaagtcaagtcaaattttatttatatagtgccaattcacaacagaagttatctcgaggcactgtacatatagagcaggtctagaccatactctttatcttataaaatttacagagagagacccaacagatcccacaATGAGCAAacactaggcgactgtggcaaggaaaaacttccttaaGCATATGTTCCAAGAGTATATGTTTTATAATTTTGTTTGTTACCACTGGTCCAAACTACCTCATCCAGTACAAAACACAGTTGTCATGTTTGTCATTACGTGAGTATCCTCCACAGTGGTGTAGTATATAGAATTTACCTAAATAGATTTTCCCCACTCAAAAAGTGGTTTGTTTCTGCACTAAAATGCAGTTGAATACATGGATTgattgaaatgtcaaaatggtgCATTTAAGTGTAAACAAAAATGACTTGGCTATCAGGGGTTAGCTTGTGAATCCTGAGCCAGTTttgtaaacataaaatatcaGAGTGTAAACtatcaaaaataaattcttGACCTGTGGAGAGCACATACAGTGCATTTAAGGCACTGGATTGCAAGGGCTGGTAGTGGTTAGACTAACCATGCAATGTTATTGTTTCTACTTACAGCTGTGGTCATCCTGCATGATGTGTGACGGTCGTGAGGCCAGTGAGCAGtgcctgtccctctctccctcatcttGGGCCAGCCCTCCCATTACACGATCTTCCTGAAGTCTCTCTCCCGACCTGCCAAGATGACCGACAGGAAGGAGCCACCCTTCTTTAATGACGACAGTGTGGGAGCTTTTCATTATAAGATCCCTTTCTATGACACTATGGAGCTCTTCATAGAGACTTTGACAGGGACCTGTTTTGAGCTGCGCGTGTTGCCCTTTGAGGCTGTCATTTCAGTCAAGGCAAAGATCCAGAGGCTGGAAGGTACAATGCTCACTAATGTGTAGTTTGCATGATTTTGCATGCTGTTGCTTGCATgtttttaagataagataatcctttattagtcaCACAATGGgtaaatttacaaaaataacaCTGTCTCTGAGAGTGAAAGCTGCTCTACCCCAAAGACTAAGGAAGTTTTTAAGGAatattatgtatattttatattttatagtgCACTGATTGTTACTTCTCTGGAATACTGCATATTATTTACATCCTGTCATACTATATTTTGTTAGGTCTATTCAGTTTCCTGAGGTGTGCTGCTCTGTATACAACTGCACACAAGGTTTTTTTAACATTTGGGCTGCAGAGTTGCTTACTAattttatgtaaaaacaaaacaaaacaaaaagaatagGTAATAAACTCATTGTTACACTCAGGTTTAGAGCACTCAGACTTACTGTCACTAATCACCTTGGACAGTGTTGCATAGGgttgaaagtttttatttgaaatttcaACTATTGTCTTTTGCCAAAAAATAGATATTGCTTTGTAATGGTCTGTCCTAATTTGAAATTCACTGTTTACGAACTACAGGCCATGGTCTTCTGCTCCAGCAGTGGGTGCTTGTTAAATGTCACTCTGACCTCTGCTATTGTTGTTCTTTTTGGTCATATAAAATGGAGGAGGCTAATGAGGCATGCTCAGTCACAACAGCAAACCTTCTCAGAAGTAATGTGTGGATGCACATTAGATTCAACACACAAAATTATGGGAAAAGGTGAGATGACTTTGTAAAATGCAGCTCCCATAGAATACAATTATCACAACAAATCTGTGGACTCACCTATTGGCATGTCTCCCAAATGAGGCCAATCTGCTCTGTTGTGATGTTTAGGATCAGGGTATGTGGGTTGTGTTGGAATTGATTTGAATGAATGTGTTCTTACTTAttaaaacttgattttttttattttttttttaccttggcAGTCCTCTGAGGTTGCTTTGTTGTAGATCAAGATGACCTTCCATATCTACATTCTTTGTGGCTGGCTTCAGTTTTGGTCAGAAAGGCTTCTCTGTACTCTGTGTGCAGAGGTGTGTGAGCcaagtctgtgtgtttgtgatggagCATACCACTCTGCAATGAAGGAACCACCGCTCACTCACCAACACTGGCTCACTTCCAGGACCGGGTCAGCAAGTTCACTCACTGTGGGCACAGAGAGCTTCCTGACTATGCATACACTCCATCTCATTTTGAGGAGTAGCTCTAGAGATGTTTTGTGTTCATTAGACTGTCGACCCCTCTCCTGGAGTCTTATTGTTTTGGTCTCATTTGCAATAATATTAGATACAGTGTAGATAAAGTCCAGCCAACCTCAGGTCTTTGGTGGTGTGGTAACATTATAGCATAGATTTTAAGTTGTTTCCACTTTAGTTTACAATGTATCCTTCCTTCCCATTTTTCAGCAGTTGCAGAGTTCTGTCTATAGGGGGCAGACATGAATCATCTTTAATTGTGTGTGGCTGCTTCTGTTGGTTCCCTTCCCATCTTGCATGTATGTCAGATTAGTGACGGTAGTCTATGAAATATGAACAGGCCCATGTCAACTTTGGTTGTTTTCTCTcctactctctccctcttatTGTCTGTAAAGGTATCCCTGTTGCCCAGCAACACCTTATCTGGAATAATCTGGAGCTGGACGATGAACATTGTCTACATGACTATGGGTAAATCTGTTTCTCTCAACCCTTTCTATccatcagagcagagacactGAGGCTTGTTAGATCAATTACCAATGATGTTTGAAAACACACTCTGTACATTTAGAATCATTTGCATGTGCACTATGAAGGCCTTCCTGCTGTGGTGGTGACTCAGTCTTAATTTAATTCAGCAAGATGTAAATAAGCCACTGATTTAGAGCTGGATGAGACAAGCGACATACTGGTCATATTTAGAGAGCTTGTCCCTCCACTTTTGTCAGGTTATGAGATGCAGACCTCACCCTCCAGTGCTCTGCTGGCTGCAGATGGTGGTATTGTTATGAATGCTTGTCACTTAATTTTCCACATGAACAGCCTCTGGTGAGATCTTGCGAGGCTCGCCTATCACACTGCGGCATGCTTTTGAAGTTCAAGAAGCAGAGGGGTAGAGTAGGCAATGAAACATCTGCTCATGTGAAACAAATGTTCCAGTGGAATTCCCAGTCGTGCTCAAGTTCATCTGGAAATCATCCTGATCCTCAGAGTGTTGTTTACTTTAGATCAGAGCCTCTCTCAAAAGTAAAGCATTTTACCCTAAATGTAAATATGCTGCCTACTGTTATTTCCCCTTCTCCCATTAGAGTTACATACACCAAGGAATGGATTACAGTACTGTTCACTTATTCTGCTGTATTGACCATCagcctgtttgtgtttacagcatTGCTGAGGGCTGCACTTTGAAATTGGTCTTAGCCATGAGGGGAGGTCCAATTAACACCAGGAGAGGTAAAGAGCTGCACAGTCACTTGAGAGCtggacatttgtggttttacatcatatcaaaatatattttctgagTAAATTCTCTAACACATTAGGGAATTGAAATGCACTGTTTTTCggtttaaatctttttttcagtaACCATGGAGGATCCTATCAAAGAGGTGGCTGACCTGATGGAGAGCACAAAGGAGGAGGGTTGGGAGAAAAGTGTGGCTAACAAGCAGGTCACGTTTGTAGTCTATCGTGAGGGGGACCAGCTAAACTTCTTCCGAGTGGTCGACAGGGGAGACGGCACGCTGACCCCTCTGTCTGAATCTCTGAGGTCAGGAAAATACTCATAATGTCTATGTTTGTAGCACAATTATGATATTGTCTTATACTATTATCTGTCTAAATACTGTAACTAACTGTGCATAAAAGGAATTGGGGCAGGGGTTTGCTCACATTAACCatcaacagacacagaaatttAAACAGAGCATTAGGTTTAAAAGTTTCAGGAACGGTGCCAGGAAAAAAGGCACAAACCAACAGAATAAATAAGTATATAATTATGCAGCTAGTGTAAAGTTGAGTACTTAACATTGATTATTCAGTGACCGTTGCAGCTGAGTTTTTGCAGACAGCTTTGATTGTTTTTGCCTCTCATATTTTCCAGTGGTGGCTCAGTGTACAATGTGtatgcagaggaggagaatggCGAGagttctgcagctgcacagcagAGCCTTGAGAACTCCGTCACCATGAACAAAATGAAGCTGCTCAAAGCCAAGATGGAGGATATGAACCTCAACAAGAAAGTAGGAGTTGCAGAATTAAAGTTTTACTGCCTATCAGAGTGCAAATGTGGCCCAGACACAGCATTAATTTTCATACCATTTTAAACTGTAGACATGTAGAGTCCTGCTTATCATAATCATGGACTAAAATGGTAGTCTGCAGCCATTTTGCATAATGCAGATGTACTGCACCAAACACtaatttgcatgtgtttgtaagAGGATAGAACTTTTCATTACATTAAATCGTACTGGCTCTATAATGTTTTTATGCTCATAACTTATTTATACAagcattttaaataaagtaatgAGACACCCACTATGATTTTATAATTTTGCAGGATgggaaaaatgctgaaaatgtacagtacatttcagAGGGCACTGTGGTATAATGTGAATGCGTTTGTGTCTATGTTCTCCAGCCGAAGAAGGGAGCAAAGGTAAAACCGCGGCCCCCTGTCAGCCCACATCCCTGCTGTGGCTCGCTAGGACCTTCAAGCATACGACACCATCATCGCCTCTTTCGTCCCCAGATCAACCAGCCTCGGCAGTCGAATGCACAACTACCTCCAATCGCTGACCATGAAACCATAGACCCCTCCCCGCCCTCCGCTGCTGCAACATCTGCCCACTTGTCCATCCCTAGAAGAccacctccctctttctcctcgcCTTCTTGTTATATGCTTCAGGAAGAGGAGCCATGGGAGACATGCCCACCATTTGGAAAAATACGGCCCCCTCCCAAAGTTTCCCGGTTGGACTATGGCAGCACGAGGTTGATGAGGGACTGTGTGTACCCTCAGCTCCATCCACTGTGTACCAGGGGGTCGCCTGAGTCCACCTTTGACTCAGCTGAGCCTGCAGGGGAGGCAGTTGGGCTGGGCTTGTTAGAGGAAGCTTCTGGGCTGGTGGCGCCAACACAACCTGGAGCTTCATTTGGGGAATTGTCAGACCCTTTGAGTCTGGATGTATCCACCCAGCCAGAGGGAGGTCGTCGGTCCCTGGAGGTAGGGGCTCAGCACCAGCTGCccctctcaccctcccctcTTAGTACCTGGACAGTTGGGACAAATGATACTCTCACCAGCAGAGCTGATAGGACACAGCTTGGCACATCTTTTCATATTAGTCCTCCCTCTCCATTACCTGCCTCCACTTCACCATCCACTTCTACCAGAACGCTGCCTCAGCATTTTGATTCCACTCTCTCCTGTTTACTGCCCAACCTTCAAGCACAATCTTCCACACAAGTGATGCCAGGCAACACGTCCCCTCACCCCTCCGTCACCTCATCAGCTCATCCACCGCGCTTTCGTAGCGTTAAAGTGGAGTCACCTGGCAAGAGGCCAGAGCTTATCTCAAAGAGGGAAGCAAGAGACATTACCAAGTTGGCCAACCAAGCCTGTAAGGAGCCTCTGGGGCCTCTGAACAACTCTGAGCTCTTGGCTTCTCTGTCCACAAGGCCTCCAGATGGCAGCCTTGGAGAGAATCTTGGACTTGCACTGGCAttgcctcctgctgctgcctcaggaCAGGGCAGCCATGGCTCCAGGCTGCCATCCATCTCAACTAACAGGCTTCTTCAGGATGATCTCATGAGACAAATGTCTCCGTTACACCGAGCAACAGCCTCTTACGTGgtgacagtgttttctgttaAGATGACATTTGTGacattgtttttattcctcAATTTTGGCTTTGAGCATAAAAGAATTTGAAGGATTTTTAAGTATTTATCTGAGCCTTCAGGCAACATATTCTGTAAATTGTGACTTAAACCTTAGAAAAATATCTGCTAGAAGTTAGTCTGTGTTCATCCCAACTCACAAAGGTAacagatgtttaaaaataaaagtagaagGGGGGTGATATAAAACTGTTCTTGCTATAATTGTTACAACACTAGCTTCTTCTTGATATTCACTGTATTTGTTTATTAAGATTACATGGTAAGACCGTGGTCAGGTTCATCACATTAATTCTAGATGCTTTGGTAAGGTAGATACCCAAGAAGAAACACAATATTAATTCATGATTGATAGAAAACAGTTAAAACATCAGAGGTAAGGTCTATCAAAATGAATGGAATGAGAGAGGgtaaatacattttcttataTGGCCAGTTAAAGTGCTTTAAGCTTGGcacatcatctttttttaaaaatctaattgtTGAGCACAGCAGGCTGTTGTATTGATTCACTTTAActcatttcattttgctgttgtttttacaggCCACCAATACTCTTGCACCAGCTGGAGGAGTCATGACCTCATTCGGGAGAATAGGTAAgggagacacacaaacacttcatatatAAAGAAAGTGTTGCATTGTGGTGATTGGATTGGACATTTGAGTTGTGGACTTAACGGCCATGTGCAGAACTGTAATCTTAAAGTGCTGTTAGCCATGCTAGGGTGCACATATTGTAGCCAGACAACTCTGAGCTATGATGCAGTTCTTGAAAGGTGCAGTCACATACAAATGATGTTGTGTGAAAGCCTTTTGTACATGTTGTATGAGGGCTACAACAAAGCACCACAAggtttttaaatattcattatttctACAACTGCAGAAGTAGCACAAACAACAGAAGGCAGCAGGCCTACACACCAGCACACTCGCTTATTTATGTCAGCCACTGACTTGGACTGTTCACAGTGAATATGGCTAAATACACATGGATCAATACACAAAATAGTGAGTCAATATTCaagtcttttttccttttattacTGGACATTTGTTTATCGGCATCAGTGTTTCCCTCAGACTAAGAGTTTGTTGGTGGCGGTCATAGTCAAGAGTCAGCAACAGACATCACTGAACAACCCAACTAATATCAGATTTTTCAGCCAGTCATTAGCTTTTAGTCCTGACTGTGGTACTTCAGGTTGTTATGTTGGAAAGTGATTCATCCCTCCATTATGAGATTGCATGTGCTctcagcaatttttttttctgagggtCTGTCTAACATCATTCATAGTTCCTTCAATCAGGACATCCTCTCCTTCAGTCTGATAAGAAACATCCTCATAGCATGTTGCTTTACTGTTGGAGTGTGTTGGCCAGTTGTAGGCAGTGGATATAGCAGCATTTGGTATTTAGGATGGAAGCGCTCAGTTTTTGAGTGACCAGACCTGTAATGGTTTTAGTTCTTGAATGCGGTTTTACAAACTGCTCCAGAGATTTGTCTAGGTTAAGTAGAAGAGAGCAGATGCATAGCAAGAAAAGTGATAACATGGACtctaaatacacacactatCTAATGttgatatttatatgttttgGTTTACTTTGCAAAAAATAAGTACTGACTTTGTCATCATTGGGTAAGTTGTGTCCCAGACTGCTATGTATCTGAAGCAACCAGtaaatattttgatatattttaatgCTTTATATTTCAAGTCTATAATTTCCTAATAATTTACCAGAGGTTTCCTGGAAAGAACTATGTAATTTGGTActaattttaaagaaaatagaGACAGTGCTCAGCTGGATAAAGTTTCCAATAATAAATGAACGATAAATTAATATTTACTTGGGTTTAAATGGAGCTGTTTCAAGGAAAACCTGGTTTCCTTATAATTACTATGTCATAATTATTTCTAGGAAATGTACTTGGAAATTATTGGAAAGTACAGACCTGTAAAATAAACCATATGTTAATTGGTGTGTAATTCAGATGTATTTTTCATAGAAACCCATTGTGCTCCAGGTACTTCAGCTTTCACAAACATCCCATTGTGCTACATTAAAACATTGGAGCCTTTTCCTCTGTTACCAGTGACTGAACTgcagagcaacacaaacaaacagtcagCAGTTGCAATGAAGAtatcaacactgacagcagctgaaacaaGCTTAGATACTTTTaagttagaaaaaaagaaacctttGTCTCTCTTGGTGCACCAGGCATCTACAGTGCAGCAGAGTGAGTCCTCTTTATTTAATAATACAGATAAGGATTGGGGGCtaggaaatgtaaatgtaatcaaattCAAATTAAGTCTACTACACAGCAGAATGTGGAAAATGTGAATGGGTCTGAATATATTTGAATCCACTGTATGCCTGTATGGCAGCagattaaagtgcagaaaaaacaaataaaaatccaaTCCCACGCCCAGCTGCTTGACAGCAAGCCTCCTGTACGTTCATCACAGAGCTGtcagttttatctgtgtgttcCTGTATCCCCAATGGCTCACAAACCAAGCCGAGCTGCATGCTTCCGCAGACACGATTATCACGGGTACAAGCTGACATAAACCGGTGTTCCCTGACTTGGCGAAATGAACTGAAGTGTATTATCTGACATATTTTCTAAATTTACGACAGGGTACTGGTTCATATGGCAAAGCTATTTCCTGAAACCATTCTCTGATGGAAACATACATGACTGACAACTATTTGGACCATTTCAAGAGTCAGAATTTACTGCTGTTATGATCTAGTTTAATTTACTGtagttattttaaaatgcacttttttttattataaaccAAGCTTGAAATTAACTGTTGGGTTAACAAAGAAACCTATATAAACCGATATAGATATGACAGTTTTGAACCCTCCTGTGGGGGAAAATGGTCACTTTGATGTCACTGCTGGGGTTTGGTCAGAAATACAACATaactgaagagagagaagggcaaTTTTACCTCTCTTTGTGATTCTGCGTTCATCCAACCTTTTATGGCTTCCTGATTACTGTGATGGAGCAAATTCGAACTCTGTGGAATGTTAAATATGCACAAATGAAAGCAAAAGGCTCAGTCAGAAAGTAGAAAAGGTTCTAAAATGTTCCTAATGTCTCTTTATACTGTGTGCAGACACCAGGAATACTTGAAATGGTGTCACTTAAAGAAGAGAGCGTCGCTACATGATTGGACTGTGTAGATTTGTTCCAGGCGCTGATGGAAACCTTTTCACTACATGATCAGTTATTCCACACCAGCTCCTGTAAAGTGAATTACAAATGTTTCCTCTACTCTCAGGCACTCCAACGTACCACCTACCTCCAGTCAAAGCTCCCACTGGCACCAAGAAGAagagctcaaagcactgcttcCTTTGCAGCAAGAAGACTGGCCTGGCCACCAGCTACGAGTGCAGGTACAAGTGCCTCCAGCATTTCCACCTGtgctcactcattcactcacttgCTGCCTGACTCTAAATCAAATCTCTCCCTATTTCTCAGTCTTGTCCTTGAAGCAGCTCATTTAGTACAAAGTGGTATTTTCCTAGTTCATCATTTTGTCTCTCAGCCCATTCTCCAATGGAAACGTGTCTTTGTTTGCAGCTTGTTCTGCCACAAGTTATTAGCTTTATCAAAGTTTCTTCCCACAACATCAGTCTGGATCACTTCTCTCTCTGGGGTCTTGTCCAGGGTGTACACATTGAATCTGATGCAACAGTATGTAACTCTAATCTCTTAACATCAGCCACTTGAAGAGGATGAGTCATTTAAAGGGTAGAGCTCTCAACTGTGTTAACTAAAAGACTAACTGATAGCAGTTTAGTCAAATGATAAACTGCGATTAAATAAGTAATGTAATTTACTCAGTGCTcacaaattaaataaagatCTGTAATAGCATTGCCCTTTTTATTAATGGACCGATGTGAAAAGACAGATTAGAGCACATGAAAGGGGAATTTAGTCAAAGACAACTTTGCTATGGAGGAGTTAAATTGAAGAGGGAGCTATGTGATGCATTCAGACTCAGTAGAATAACATAATGATTGAGCAGATGATGTCTGGTCATTGagaaatttaatgtttttatatgcTGGCTGTAAGGCCCTGAGAGGAATATTCTATAAATAAAGTATTATTTTTGCTTACATactgaaatatgtttgtttttcaggtgtggTCACAACTTCTGTGCCACCCACCGCTACGCAGAGACTCATGACTGCACATACGACTACAAGAGTGCCGGGCGGCGATTTCTACAAGAGACCAACCCTCTTATCAGTGCTCCCAAGTTGCCTAAGATCTAGATGCCCACTATCCTCACCTCTCCACAAGGGACGACCTAAAGAATTGCAGGTTAAATTGACTGAACTGAAGAGATTTCGCAGAGTCATTTCTAGCTGAAAGAAGGCACTTATTCACCACTGTGTGCTTCCCCCCCATCAGCCAAGTTTacttaaaactgaaataaaatactcTGTAAAGCCAAGTGTGAACAAACAAGAGTAGACTGAAATGGCACAGAACTAATTATCACCTCTTGACAATGTGAAAATCTTCATCCTTTTtatcttgttctttttctgttttgtcaaaacaaaacaaaaaacaaaaaaaaaactgtgcatgtatgtaggtagtttttgttaaatatatCTGCTGCACGTTCAGACATATCTATTTTTAGTTTTgtaagcctttttttttttaacaaataggACCACTGATGACTTTTCATCCGACAAGTCTTTGACAGATGCACTTTAGAACTCTCATATTTATACATTTGACTTTACTTATTGTGAAGGGGAAGGATacttacatttctgtgtttgtcttatgaagtgtttatgttgttgttgacaAAATTTTTATATTCTGCACCTCTAAACGTTTTTGTTACACAGGCACATACATACCGACATCACTAATGAAATCTTTCTTAAAAGAGAACAATACACCCACTTACTGATACTGAAATACTTAATATTTATTAATGAATACTACTTATTTAAATTCAAGGTTGGTTTTAAAATAGCAAGTATGCAATGTGTATAGGTGTGAATGTCAGTTGTAATCCATATGCCTATCAAGTAAACTGTATTAGGATTGAGGGTGTGGTTATGGTATTTATAATGTGTCTACAGTACGGTGGTTgccataaaaaaaatcttttgtaaGTCTTTTTTATTGCTCAGCTGTTGCAAAAACTTTAAATGCTGTTAAAGTATCTACAGGGGTTTGATCTAATAAAGTTTCTTCTAAGCGGTTAGAGCCAGCATTCAATTTTCtctataattatatatatatatatatttatatatatacacatatatagaaTTTCTTGTCTTTGCAGAGTCCTCAAGTCTCACAGTTGCTGAGGTTCTTCATTATTTGCACATTGAACGTTTGACCTTTCTTGCTGCTCGCCTTTAATAGTTCTCATCACATTGCTGTGACGTAGATGAGAATGGTTTCTGTTTGGTATCACTGACTCATTCTTGTCACATTGAGTACCCAGGCCTCCTGACTCAGACCTATGTGTAGTTCCTTAGCAACAGGCAGAAACTTTTTGAACCTGTTTTTGAACATTAGGGCCCCCACCCCCAATTCTAGCCAAAGTGTGGACAAGTATTGCTGAGGGCACATTTTGTTTCGCTTTTCGTCATTAGTACAGTGTCACTGACTCAAGATAAACCTGTGATCTTCTTACTAGTCTAATATCTGCTAATTTGTTACTCAGTAGGTTATATCTTACAAGTGCCACAATGAATTAACACCCTTCATTAAAAAGATCTCTGACTAAAATGTGAGATGTTGGCAGATGTGCGTGAACTGGTAATTTGCTCTAGGagttcattcttttttttttcatagaaaGACCAAAATTCA is a window encoding:
- the zfand4 gene encoding AN1-type zinc finger protein 4 isoform X2; amino-acid sequence: MRGGPINTRRVTMEDPIKEVADLMESTKEEGWEKSVANKQVTFVVYREGDQLNFFRVVDRGDGTLTPLSESLSGGSVYNVYAEEENGESSAAAQQSLENSVTMNKMKLLKAKMEDMNLNKKPKKGAKVKPRPPVSPHPCCGSLGPSSIRHHHRLFRPQINQPRQSNAQLPPIADHETIDPSPPSAAATSAHLSIPRRPPPSFSSPSCYMLQEEEPWETCPPFGKIRPPPKVSRLDYGSTRLMRDCVYPQLHPLCTRGSPESTFDSAEPAGEAVGLGLLEEASGLVAPTQPGASFGELSDPLSLDVSTQPEGGRRSLEVGAQHQLPLSPSPLSTWTVGTNDTLTSRADRTQLGTSFHISPPSPLPASTSPSTSTRTLPQHFDSTLSCLLPNLQAQSSTQVMPGNTSPHPSVTSSAHPPRFRSVKVESPGKRPELISKREARDITKLANQACKEPLGPLNNSELLASLSTRPPDGSLGENLGLALALPPAAASGQGSHGSRLPSISTNRLLQDDLMRQMSPLHRATASYVATNTLAPAGGVMTSFGRIGTPTYHLPPVKAPTGTKKKSSKHCFLCSKKTGLATSYECRCGHNFCATHRYAETHDCTYDYKSAGRRFLQETNPLISAPKLPKI
- the zfand4 gene encoding AN1-type zinc finger protein 4 isoform X1, which encodes MTDRKEPPFFNDDSVGAFHYKIPFYDTMELFIETLTGTCFELRVLPFEAVISVKAKIQRLEGIPVAQQHLIWNNLELDDEHCLHDYGIAEGCTLKLVLAMRGGPINTRRVTMEDPIKEVADLMESTKEEGWEKSVANKQVTFVVYREGDQLNFFRVVDRGDGTLTPLSESLSGGSVYNVYAEEENGESSAAAQQSLENSVTMNKMKLLKAKMEDMNLNKKPKKGAKVKPRPPVSPHPCCGSLGPSSIRHHHRLFRPQINQPRQSNAQLPPIADHETIDPSPPSAAATSAHLSIPRRPPPSFSSPSCYMLQEEEPWETCPPFGKIRPPPKVSRLDYGSTRLMRDCVYPQLHPLCTRGSPESTFDSAEPAGEAVGLGLLEEASGLVAPTQPGASFGELSDPLSLDVSTQPEGGRRSLEVGAQHQLPLSPSPLSTWTVGTNDTLTSRADRTQLGTSFHISPPSPLPASTSPSTSTRTLPQHFDSTLSCLLPNLQAQSSTQVMPGNTSPHPSVTSSAHPPRFRSVKVESPGKRPELISKREARDITKLANQACKEPLGPLNNSELLASLSTRPPDGSLGENLGLALALPPAAASGQGSHGSRLPSISTNRLLQDDLMRQMSPLHRATASYVATNTLAPAGGVMTSFGRIGTPTYHLPPVKAPTGTKKKSSKHCFLCSKKTGLATSYECRCGHNFCATHRYAETHDCTYDYKSAGRRFLQETNPLISAPKLPKI